One Ricinus communis isolate WT05 ecotype wild-type chromosome 7, ASM1957865v1, whole genome shotgun sequence genomic region harbors:
- the LOC8264040 gene encoding DEAD-box ATP-dependent RNA helicase 42 has translation MEDVKLKSRKEESEKKDEDSKRSHRDRERERDKERNGERHRDREKKDRGSRRSEREKSTDSDDKYEKEREKKDKEKHKDRRSRDDERERTKDRKRDREERGKDRDRDRDSERDREREEKRERAREKERERERDRERERREREREERERERERERERERRERDKEEREKERERERERERERERDRERRAREKEKRREISSDDNSEDDSRGHDRKRRRRDEDDYRERAREQSTSRSSRHRDESDGSPRKKSGEDELDKKEKKTREEELEDEQKRLDEEMEKRRRRVQEWQELRRKKEESEREKHGEASNADEPQTGKTWTLEGESDDEEAPLAGKSETNMDLDENVKPDEEIGDAMVVDSYNGTATSENGDNDVIEDEEIDPLDAFMNSMVLPEVEKLNNAVITETVDENKVELKKKKEEGNEGEKLKKGSNKSLGRIIPGEDSDSDYGDLENDEGPLDDEDDDEFMKRVKKTKAEKLSVVDHSKIDYKPFRKNFYIEVKEISRMAPEEVAAYRKQLELKIHGKDVPKPVKTWHQTGLASKILETIKKLNYEKPMPIQAQALPIIMSGRDCIGIAKTGSGKTLAFVLPMLRHIKDQPLVEAGDGPIGLIMAPTRELVQQIHSDIKKFAKVLGIRCVPVYGGSGVAQQISELKRGTEIVVCTPGRMIDILCTSGGKITNLRRVTYLVMDEADRMFDMGFEPQITRIVQNIRPDRQTVLFSATFPRQVEILARKVLNKPVEIQVGGRSVVNKDITQLVEVRPESERFLRLLELLGEWNEKGKILIFVQSQDKCDALFRDLLKHGYPCLSLHGAKDQTDRESTISDFKSNVCNLLIATSIAARGLDVKELDLVVNFDVPNHYEDYVHRVGRTGRAGRKGCAITFISEEDARYAPDLVKALELSEQVVPEDLKALADGFMVKVNQGLEQAHGTGYGGSGFKFNEEEDEKRIAAKKAQAKEYGFEEDKSDSEDEDEGIRKAGGDISRHNAALAQQLVAIAAASKSTTSATPTPITAGQLLPPGGLPVSLPGVIGLTIPGPAAVVPGAGLPVINNDNTAKAIAAAINLQHNLAKIQADAMPEHYEAELEINDFPQNARWKVTHKETLGPISDWTGAAITTRGQFFPPGRIPGPGERKLYLFIEGPSETSVKKAKAELKRVLEDITNQALSLPGGAQPGRYSVI, from the coding sequence ATGGAGGATGTGAAACTTAAATCAAGGAAAGAAGAATCAGAAAAAAAGGACGAGGATTCGAAGAGGAGCCACCGTGATCGAGAAAGGGAGCGTGATAAGGAGAGAAATGGAGAGAGGCATCGCGACCGAGAGAAGAAGGACCGTGGAAGCCGCCGCTCTGAGAGAGAGAAGAGTACTGATTCTGAtgataaatatgagaaagaaagggAGAAGAAGGACAAAGAAAAGCACAAGGATAGGAGGAGCCGGGATGATGAAAGAGAAAGGACCAAGGACAGGAAGAGAGATCGAGAAGAAAGAGGTAAGGATAGAGATAGAGATAGGGACAGTGAGAGGGACCGAGAGAGGGAGGAGAAAAGGGAGAGagcaagagaaaaagagagggagagagaaagagacaGAGAGAGGGAGCGAAGGGAGCGTGAAAGAGAAGAACGCGAGagggaaagagagagagaaagagagagggagagaagGGAACGtgacaaagaagaaagagagaaggagagggagagggagagggagagggagagggagagggaaagagacagagagaggagggcaagggaaaaggagaagcGTCGAGAGATTAGCAGCGATGATAACAGCGAAGATGATTCTAGGGGACATGATAGGAAGCGTCGAAGGAGGGATGAGGATGACTACAGGGAGAGAGCACGGGAACAGAGCACTAGCAGGTCAAGCAGGCACAGGGATGAAAGTGATGGGAGCCCAAGGAAAAAGAGTGGTGAGGATGAATTGgataagaaagagaagaaaacccGAGAGGAGGAATTAGAGGATGAACAGAAGAGATTGGATGAGGAAATGGAAAAGAGGAGAAGACGAGTACAGGAGTGGCAAGAGTTGAggagaaaaaaggaagaatCTGAGAGAGAAAAGCATGGGGAAGCATCAAATGCTGATGAACCCCAAACAGGTAAGACTTGGACCCTTGAAGGAGAatctgatgatgaagaagcACCTCTTGCAGGGAAATCAGAGACAAATATGGACCTGGATGAAAATGTAAAGCCTGATGAAGAAATTGGAGATGCAATGGTGGTAGACTCTTATAATGGCACAGCTACTTCAGAAAATGGGGATAATGATGTCATCGAGGATGAGGAAATTGATCCCCTAGATGCTTTCATGAATTCCATGGTCTTACCTGAAGTTGAGAAGCTAAACAATGCAGTGATTACTGAAACTGTTGACGAAAATAAAGTGgagttgaagaagaaaaaggaagaaggaaatgAGGGAGAGAAGCTGAAGAAAGGCTCTAACAAATCTCTGGGGAGAATAATACCTGGGGAGGATTCTGATTCAGATTACGGAGACCTTGAGAATGATGAAGGTCCTTTagatgatgaagatgatgatgagttCATGAAGAGGGTCAAGAAGACAAAAGCAGAGAAGCTATCTGTTGTTGACCACTCAAAGATTGATTATAAACCATTTCGAAAAAATTTCTACATAGAAGTGAAGGAGATATCAAGAATGGCTCCGGAAGAGGTTGCTGCTTATAGGAAACAATTAGAACTGAAAATACATGGAAAGGATGTTCCAAAACCAGTTAAAACATGGCACCAAACTGGACTTGCAAGTAAAATTTTGGAGACAATTAAGAAGCTTAATTATGAGAAGCCTATGCCAATACAAGCTCAGGCACTGCCCATAATAATGAGTGGCAGAGACTGCATAGGGATTGCAAAAACTGGCTCTGGCAAAACCCTTGCATTTGTGCTGCCTATGCTGAGGCATATCAAGGACCAGCCACTTGTGGAAGCTGGAGATGGACCGATTGGGCTTATAATGGCACCTACAAGGGAGCTTGTTCAACAGATCCACAGTGATATAAAGAAGTTTGCCAAGGTACTGGGAATTAGATGTGTGCCTGTATATGGAGGTTCTGGCGTTGCTCAACAGATCAGTGAATTAAAGCGGGGAACTGAGATTGTTGTCTGTACTCCAGGTAGGATGATTGACATACTTTGCACAAGTGGGGGGAAAATTACAAATCTTCGTAGAGTCACATATTTGGTTATGGATGAAGCTGATCGTATGTTTGACATGGGCTTTGAACCTCAGATCACCAGAATTGTTCAAAACATTCGCCCAGATCGTCAAACTGTGCTGTTTTCTGCCACTTTCCCTCGGCAGGTTGAGATTTTGGCTCGTAAAGTGTTAAACAAACCTGTGGAGATCCAGGTGGGTGGGAGGAGTGTGGTGAACAAGGACATTACTCAATTAGTTGAGGTAAGGCCTGAAAGTGAAAGGTTCTTGAGACTGTTAGAACTACTTGGTGAGTGGaatgagaaaggaaaaattttgatattcGTCCAATCACAGGATAAATGCGATGCTCTGTTTAGGGACTTGCTTAAGCATGGCTATCCATGCCTTTCACTTCATGGGGCTAAGGATCAAACAGACCGTGAGTCTACCATTTCAGATTTCAAGAGCAATGTCTGCAATTTGTTGATTGCCACGAGTATTGCTGCCAGAGGTTTAGATGTGAAGGAGCTTGATCTGGTGGTCAATTTTGATGTTCCAAACCATTATGAGGATTATGTTCACCGTGTTGGTCGAACGGGCAGAGCTGGCCGCAAAGGTTGTGCAATCACATTTATTTCTGAGGAGGATGCAAGATATGCACCAGATCTTGTAAAAGCATTGGAACTCTCGGAGCAAGTTGTTCCAGAGGACCTGAAAGCTCTTGCTGATGGTTTTATGGTAAAAGTGAACCAGGGGCTTGAGCAAGCTCATGGAACTGGTTATGGTGGAAGTGGTTTTAAATTCAATGAAGAGGAGGATGAAAAGAGGATAGCAGCAAAGAAAGCACAAGCAAAGGAATATGGCTTTGAGGAAGACAAGTCAGATTcagaagatgaagatgaagggATTCGTAAGGCAGGTGGTGACATTTCAAGGCATAATGCTGCGCTTGCTCAGCAGTTAGTTGCAATTGCTGCTGCCTCCAAAAGCACTACATCTGCAACACCGACTCCTATCACGGCTGGTCAATTGCTTCCTCCTGGCGGATTACCTGTTTCTTTGCCAGGAGTCATTGGCCTAACAATTCCAGGCCCAGCAGCAGTTGTGCCTGGAGCTGGACTGCCTGTTATCAATAACGATAACACAGCCAAGGCAATTGCAGCTGCCATCAACTTGCAGCATAACCTTGCAAAGATTCAAGCTGATGCCATGCCTGAACATTATGAAGCAGAGCTTGAGATTAATGATTTTCCACAAAATGCTCGGTGGAAGGTTACCCACAAGGAAACTTTGGGTCCAATTTCCGACTGGACTGGTGCTGCCATTACAACCAGGGGCCAGTTCTTCCCACCAGGTCGGATTCCAGGACCAGGGGAACGCAAGCTGTACTTGTTCATTGAGGGCCCTAGTGAAACATCTGTTAAGAAAGCTAAAGCAGAGCTTAAACGTGTTTTGGAAGACATCACAAACCAGGCATTATCACTTCCTGGTGGAGCTCAACCAGGAAGATACTCGGTCATATAA